Genomic window (Pyrus communis chromosome 13, drPyrComm1.1, whole genome shotgun sequence):
GCGAACCCATTAATTGCTCTATACTAATTTCTTccaagtttttagtttcttcaatCGTCACGACAATGTGCTCGAACTTGGGGTCCAACGAGCGTAGTATCTTCTCCATAATTCTAACATCTTCTAATTTTTCTccgtttctttttaattgattGGAAACGGCTAAGACTCTTGAGAAATAATCAGAGATTGATTCAGACCCTTTCATTTGTAGAGATTCAAACTCACCTCTTAATACTTGAAGACGAACCTTTTTCACTTGTTCGGCTCCTTTGTAAGAGGTTTGAAGCTTCTCCCATGCTTGCTTGGCAGAGGTTGCACTCGAGACCTTCTCAAACCCATTGTCATCTAATGCTTGGTAGATGAGGTAGAGAGCCTTCTTGTCTCTCTTTCTTGAATCTTTCAAACTCTCATTCTGGGATTGAGACAGAGTAGCTTCATCTTCTGGCTCAGTGTAGCCTTTATCCACGACTTCCCAGACATCGTGTGCACCCAAAAGGGCCTTCATTTTGATACTCCAATTATCGAAGTTGTTGCTGTCGAGCACTGGAACTTGGAAGGCTGCCATAACATTGCTAGCCATAGCTCTGGTACCACTTTGTTGGGGTTTAAAAATACTTCACTACTTTGGAGATGTTTATCTCACAAAGGAGAATGTAATGCAGCGGAATTtgataggcaagagaaagaaaaaaacactcaAAGTGTTATACAAAAATTTTTATTCTCACACAATCTTAATACAAgaggaaacactcaaacacacTCACACTTCACTCTTTTTCTCACTTCTTGCTCTCTTTCTTGCTCTCACTTCTTCTTGCTACAtagcaacacacacacacacacctaaaTTTATAGGCATGCATTTTGCCGACTTACTCTGCCCACCGACTTGGGCATTGCAGCAATGACCACATGATTTGCTGCCTCTAGATCTTTCTTGAATGCACACCGACATTGGCTTGCATAATACTCCCACCGACTTCCATTGCTGGAATTTTCCAGCTACTATCACCGACATAGATTGCTAGAATTTTCTAGCATTTGCACAATAGGCTTTGGGTTGGATCACTTGTCATGGGCCGAAGACAAGATTACCACTCAACAACTACAACATCTTACATCCATATTTGTATATTCCAACGCAAATTTCATTTTCCTTAGCAGATGTGCCACAGATTGCTCCATTTGAATATTCCAACtcaaatttcattttccttAGCAGATGTGCCACAGATTGCTCCATTTGCACAGATTGCTCCATTTGAATATTCCAACtcaaatttcattttccttAGCAGATGTGCCACAGATTGCTCCATTTGAATATTCCAACTCAAATTTCATCACAGATTGCTCCATTTGAATATTCCAACtcaaatttcattttccttAGCAGATGTGCCACAGATTGCTCCATTTGCACAGATTGCTCCATTTGAATATTCCAGCtcaaatttcattttccttAGCAGATGTGCCACAGATTGCTCCATTTGAATATTCCAACtcaaatttcattttccttgcctcgcttctattttcttttcctttgactGACTTAGTTATTGGTTTCTATgtcatcttttattttctttgaaataAACATAAGAAAAAGAATACAAGGCGATGTATAGGACATCTGTAAGAGATAAGTTTTCAAATTGTTGATGACCACTGGATCGATATGATGAGCCAAAACTTTACAGTTCTTCGTCTAAATATGCCATCTGTAAGAGGAAATAAGAGTCACGCAACAGCAACTTTGGTTGAATTGTTGCAGCCCATTTAGAATACTGCAATACAAAAGCTTAGGAGCTGCGCATAAAGCTTTGGTTGAATTGTATGCATAGGTGACTTTCTCTTTCTtccccattttttttgaaaGGATGATAATGGATTAGGAGCTGCACATAATGCTTAATTTTCGGGCTATAATAGTAAAAACCTTACTTTCAAAGCCCTCACAATGCCCCAAAAAAGAACCAAGCCGTCAACTACAAGTAGGCTACTTTTTTTCCGAACAGGCTGTGTTTAAACATTGCTTTTAAACATTTTCAGACCACATTTGGTGTCTAAAATTATGTTGTATTGAATAAAATGATCATTAAATTTAACCgttttttatatgttttctttattttttgctaGTGTATGGTTTATTGaggcactttttttttttaatttttttaattttaacaaacgatactaTCCACACTAAGGAGAAGGGGGTGAGCCTAGCCtcataatgagttagcaataaagtggttcaaatttacctttgacgagaatcgaacctaagaaaAATTAGGTATTGGACCGAaagaaacaggaaaaaaaaaagggtaaagacCCTTTCATCCAAACAATTCCATGTAAGATAAAAACAGTTCCAACAGACACAAATGCTCCAATATGGATCACGAAAATGGCCAGCAATGTAAAGGTGAAAGGTTGCGTTGTGGAGGggtttttcttctcaaattaatgtgcatttcGACATACAAGTTTGtctcacttttttctttctttcttttcttaacCTTGTGGTGTTATTTGTTCTGTTTTAGAGGGGTTAGGTTTCATATCCCCCTCTTTTCTTTGtatctttgttgtttttgtttctggaggagtaaggtttatgtccttcatttttttcatgtattttaatttatctgttttttcttgtattatgaGGGGTTATGTGTTTAAATTCCCCTATCTAAGTGTACCGTTTTTCcgatatcaataaaatttccaTGATAGAGTCGagatttccttaaaaaaaaaaacaagttttgCGAAAACGAGGACGTTTCATTCACCAGCATCATAGtttcaaagaagaaaattaaacccttttttgccaggtgaagaaaaattaaacctaaatatatataaatggaaTGGCAACGgctgttatttattttatatatagaaCGTGTTAGCCGTTGCTATTCCATATAGCCTCAATCTTTCAACATGAAAATGGAATAGCAACAGCTCTGAGAGCATTTTTTCTGTGTAGGGTTGTACCAGTAGATTCAGTCATGTCTAAATCCTCCCCACTTGCTCCACCAGGCAACGTCCAGTCGAACTTGTGCACGATATTTGCCAACGCAATCTCATTGACAGACATGGCAAACTGAATTCCCGGACAGACCCTCCTACCAGCACCAAATGGAATTAACTGAAAGTCATTCCCTTTATAATCTATCTCACTATTCAAGAACCTTTCTGGCTCAAACTCCTCTGGTTTTTCATATAGTTTGGGATCTCTTCCAATTTGCCATGCATTGATCATAACGTGTGTCTTGGCTTTAATTTTGTAACCACCTATTTCCACGTCTTGTACTGCAATCCTAAGCGGTAATGGAATTGGTGGATGTAGGCGAAGAGTCTCCTTGATCACCGCCTTCAAGTAGTGCATTCCAATCAGATCATCTTCTGTTATGTGTTCTCCCTTTCGAACTATTTCTCGTACCTCATTCTGCAACTTTTTCATTACCCTAGGATGCCTTAAAAGCTCAGTCATTGCCCACTCCAGGACTGTATATGTGGTATCAGTGCCACCAGCAAACATATCCTTCAACAGTTAATATTATTGATTAAGGTAtttgaaatacatataattacatAGAGGAAGAATTGTGTTAGTTTTAAAGGAAAGTAAGCAGCGGGAAGCATGATAACCTATCTGATTTGATTTACTATTCAACTTGTAACTGTATGTGATTTAACACCGAAGTTTTGGATTTTCAGCTGTTTAATATCTAACATATGCACGAATCAGTTTATTTAATAGCATTCCAACAGAAAcacagagagatagagagagatgaTTACCAAGATGAGAGCCTTAATAGTAACTGTCTCAATAGGAAAACCTGCCAAGTTTTCTTTCTGAAATGCAAGCAAAACATCGACAAAATCCTGTTGGTTATCATCTCCACTCCTTGAACTCTGACCCATATGCTCTTGGACCACGTTATCTAAAAAGTCATCAAACTTCTTAGCCACCTTGTCGAACCTGGCTTCCAAACCGTTGACACGGCTCAACCAAGAAAGCCATGGGATATAGTCCCCAATGTTAGTAGTTCCCAATAACTCATTGAACTCCCCCAAAAGTCCCGCAAACTTCATCCCACCTTCACCACTGTACTTCCTCCCCAGAGCGACTCTACATACAACATCATTAGTAAGCCTCGCAAACATTTCGCTTAAATTCAAAACTGATGGTGATGACttcattatgttgctgatcatGGTTTTGGTTTCCTCTTCTCTGACAAAGCGAAAAGAGCGAACCCTTTTGTTGCTCAAAAGATTTATGACACATAAGCTTTTGACCTGCCTCCAATACTCACCATAAGGAGCAGATGCAACGTCTTTATAGTTGTAGAGAAGCTTTTCAAAGTTGGTGGACTTGGGTCGATCAGAAAATGTGAGGTCATGGGTTTTCATGATCTCCCGAGCTTCCTGAGCGGAAGAGACAATAAGGACTGGGACATGTCCGAAGTGAAGAAGCATGAGAGGGCCATGGCGTTGAGATAATGTTTGCAGTGAGCGATGAGGGTACAAGTCTATTTGGTGAAAGTTTCCAATGATAGGGAGCTTTGGCGGAGAAGGGGGTGATGAGGTTTTGTtggtggttgtggtggaggAGTACCATCTGTATATGAGAATGATGAAAATCGCCAGAAGTGTGAAGGCTAAAGGTTGCAAAGAGGAGGTGGTTTCATTCACCAGCATCATTGTCCTACCTGGTAAAAGAAAATGTGTTTTCGTGTATGTATTCTCTGTGCTTGTGTGTTTATATAATCCTATCCTACTTAATTTGTGGGGTAGGTGGCTTTCTTTTTTCTAGCAGATGTGCCATAGATTGCTCCATTTGTATATTCCACgcaaatttcattttcattaccTTGCTTCtatcttcttttcctttgactCACTTAATTATCCGTTTCTATGTCAtcttatattttctttgaaataaccataaccacacaaaaaaaaaaaaaaaaaaaaaaaaaaaaaaaaaaaaacaagaacagTGTACAAGGTGGTGTATAGGACATCTTTAAGacaaaagttttcaaattgTTGTTGACCACTAGGTATGATGAGCTAAAACTTGGTAAGATTCACATAATCTGCAGCTTTTATTGAATTGTAGCAGCCAAATAGAATACCGCACTACAAAAGCTTAGCACAGAAAATATGTAAAGACGGATCTGTGCCCACCCCTTTTGCATAGTTGACTATAAGTATCTGCCTATCCCCTTGCAACTTAGTTCGATAGCAATTTGAAAACCTAAGCTTTTGTAGTGTAGTATTTTGTATTGGCTACAACAATTCGAACAAAGTTGCAGATTATGTGATTCTTATCTTCTTGGTCTATTTTGGACCAAGAACTATAAAGTTTTAACTCATTATATGTAGTGATCGTCAAcaatttgaaatatatatatacatacatatatatatatatatatatataagctttTTAGCAATTagcatttatttttgttttcatttggaCAACGGATAGACACCCCCTATCCCGATATCTCCAAATATCAAGATAAAtacgtgttggccgacacctgaaggtgacaaagccattttaaacatgcatacaaataaaatatgtagttagaaattaaagaaatatgtcatacaactaattaagaataatgcgaaagaattattataaaaagGTACGAACTAAGGAATGAGTCCTACATAGAGAAGACTGAAGATATCTGTGTGGAAGTGTCCTGATGttgggattgtatgcctcgtaTCTAACTcctgaaggggcgcaaaacGAAGGGCGACTTGACCAAAGTTTAAAATACTATTACTATTAATAAgaaaacttttttcttttttaacataCTAATCCCCTATtttgaaaacacaaatatagtACTATATAATAAGTTTTCTGAAAACTCTAGCATGTCATGAAAAACATTCgtaaaaaaagtacataaacaatgaaatttctcaTAAAAACCATCGAACCGAATTTTTTTCATTGAACACAAATGATTTCGAGcggaaaattaatagaaaattcaTCAGAGGTTACGAATGACGAATATAGTATGATGCTTAATTAGAAAAGCTGTTTATTGATTTAAGTTTGCAGATCATCTCAGATGATTCTCTCCGTCAATACAAATTCCTAGAAATTAAAAATACTCCTACAATATATATGGAGGTTTCTTAATGCACCTTACAGGATCAAGTAATGAACTTTTGCTGCTATAGGAGTAGAATCCtattcatatttttatcaccaaagctttgaaaatggctaaacTACTCTCGGTAGTGAGAGCATACCAAAAGCATGGCAATAAAATTTCACGACACGCAAAAAGATTTGTCGCAACCAGTTATACAACTCTTGTTGATCCCTCACCTCCAGATACCCGCACACACTTTCTCCGCAGCCAATTTCAATTTCGACAATTCAAAAACCACGACAAGATTTCGCAAATCCAATCCCATTAATTGGCTTGATTACTGGCTTGCTTAGTACCGGTAACCCCTGCGTTGATCTCTTTTTCAATGTGATCAAGCCGGAGAAAGCCAGCACTGCTTATGTGGAGGCCACCTGTATTTATCTGAAGCAACTGCTGCCGCTGGCCTGGTCGCGCAATCCCCTAACTACTCTCAAATTCATCTGTAATCTACAAGATGAAATGTTCTATACGGAAGCATTTGACACGGCAGCGTATTGGCTCTGACAAGAGTATTGAATCCACCACAAATCTCTCCACCACAACTGCTGTCAAAACGTGATCCCACCATTCTCTCCATAttgttttatgtaaataatCAAGAGTTATTAGTTACCTTTTATGTTGTACAAAGTCAACTATAGGCTTGTACATATCTTGTATCAATATGATGAACAAATGATCAAGGGATTTATTCATAATACAGAACTGCTTCTCCTACTCTTCTCTGTCTGCCACTATCTATTTCTCTATAGGCTCCACCACAATCACCAATGTGCAACATTCCTTCTATTGCCGTGTCGTTCGGATGTTTTATTGATCCTGTCGAGATTTTGTACTTTCTTCTACAAGGAGAAAAGAGGAggggggaggaagaagaagatgatgatgccACCCTAGCAGAATTGACCAAGATTGCTATCGAGAGGTATGAGCGTGACCCGAATTACAAGTTGTTACACGACAGGGTTGCAGATGTTTACGTCGAACATTTGAAGTCCGATATGTAAATATTGAAGCGAAGTTTTAAGCGATCGGATATTGATGATGATGAACGGTACTAGTTGGCCAATGAGATGACTGACGGTGCTCGCTGTTGCTTTTCTTACAACTCCATGGACGCCAAAACCATCAATGCCACTTTGATATGTGAAAGCATTGCAAGgaagtttttgatgaaattgaggttccaccgtaaaaccaattggcaacatGGGGAGTAAcccaagatcatataagcacatagcaaaccttgtccctcaccaatgtgggacaactctgAACAATATCAATGCCACTTTGATATGTGAAAGCATTGCAAGGAAgtagtttttgatgaaattgaggttccaccataaaaccaattggcaatatgaggagtaacccaagatcatataagcacatagcaaaccttgtccctcatcAATGTAGGACAACTCTGAACTCGTCCTTGCACGTGTggcggattttcaagcctacatgTGGAGAACAACTGGATGACGTGGAGTGCGTGTGGtcgttgggcttcacacgtggacAACCTTGTTTTGAtatcatgatgaaattgaggttccaccataaaaccaattggcaatatgaggagtagcccaagatcatataagcacatagcaaaccttatccctcaccaatgtgggacaactctcaacagtTTTTTCCCCGAGAATCATATCCAGAATATCAAGGTATCGATGACGCTCAATACgctacaaaaattgaaaaccgtCTCAGGAAGGAGGTTTTGGATCCCCTGCAGAAGGCCGTCAGTTGTGGACGCCCCATAAAGCAAGGAAAGCTCCGCGAGGTTGAGACGTATTTGGAGGAGGTGAAAGCAGACAAGTCCAAGATTGAACCCGGTGCTTTGCTTCCACCCAGATCATGGCCTTTGCGGATCAACCCAATGTTGGGGAAGTGGCTGAGCTTCAATGGAAAACAATGGTGGAGGACATGAAAAAACAAGGCAAGATGAAAAACTGTTTGGCTGTATGTGACAACGGCATAAAGTTCATAAGGGGAAAGGCGACTGAGGTCTCGCTGGCTTTGGGACTTGACCCAAGAGCCATGGAACGGAAGGGTGGTCAGTTGGCACTCAACTCTACAAACGATACAACGCCATGATCTAAAGTCCAAGTCCGAGTTTGTGACGATGATGGACTTTGTGGTCACGGGAGAAACGGACTTTATATTGAGAAAGTGTTTGACTTGATTTTGGAACTGGCAGTGAATGAGAATTTGCAGCCAGAGCAGATGGTCAAGAAGGTGTTTGTGTTCAGCAAGCAACAATTTAGCCATGACGCTTATTCTTATGGGAAGATGATTACAATAAAATAACGAGGAAGTTTGAGGCAAATGGGTACGGTGATGCGGTATCACACATAGTGATTTGGTTTATGTTAGATCCTTGCCTTGATTCGGAATCGGAGATAGGGATGCATTGGCTACACAATGGGGGATAACTATGTTGAGTGGCTTCTCTGAATATTTGCTCAAGTTGTTCTTGGAGAATGATGGGGATATTGGCCCAGAGCATGTCATGGAAGCAACCATCTAAAATATCAAAAACTGGCTGTAGTGGACTGATCCAAGATGATCATCCATCATccgttttaattaattttcttttttcctagaGGGGATGGTATGAGGGAGGCttgattttaattagtttttaattcCTATTATCTAAATTTTACATGATTATTAATAAATAGTGGCAGTATTAACCATGGTTTGAAAAGACGCGCGATAGCGT
Coding sequences:
- the LOC137712513 gene encoding cytochrome P450 736A117-like, with amino-acid sequence MMLVNETTSSLQPLAFTLLAIFIILIYRWYSSTTTTNKTSSPPSPPKLPIIGNFHQIDLYPHRSLQTLSQRHGPLMLLHFGHVPVLIVSSAQEAREIMKTHDLTFSDRPKSTNFEKLLYNYKDVASAPYGEYWRQVKSLCVINLLSNKRVRSFRFVREEETKTMISNIMKSSPSVLNLSEMFARLTNDVVCRVALGRKYSGEGGMKFAGLLGEFNELLGTTNIGDYIPWLSWLSRVNGLEARFDKVAKKFDDFLDNVVQEHMGQSSRSGDDNQQDFVDVLLAFQKENLAGFPIETVTIKALILDMFAGGTDTTYTVLEWAMTELLRHPRVMKKLQNEVREIVRKGEHITEDDLIGMHYLKAVIKETLRLHPPIPLPLRIAVQDVEIGGYKIKAKTHVMINAWQIGRDPKLYEKPEEFEPERFLNSEIDYKGNDFQLIPFGAGRRVCPGIQFAMSVNEIALANIVHKFDWTLPGGASGEDLDMTESTGTTLHRKNALRAVAIPFSC